A DNA window from Enterobacter cloacae subsp. cloacae ATCC 13047 contains the following coding sequences:
- a CDS encoding SDR family NAD(P)-dependent oxidoreductase: MLLKDKVAVITGAASVRGLGFATAKLYAGQGAKVVIIDLDAEASRAAAANLGEEHLGLAANVSNELQVNAAIEQVLGKYGRIDILVNNAGITQPIKLMDIKRENYDAVLDVSLRGTLLMSQAVIPTMRAQQSGSIVCISSVSAQRGGGIFGGPHYSAAKAGVLGLAKAMARELGPDNVRVNCITPGLIQTDITAGKLSDEMKTAILAGIPLNRLGDAQDIARAALFLGSDLSSYSTGITLDVNGGMLIH; encoded by the coding sequence ATGCTACTGAAAGATAAAGTCGCCGTTATTACCGGCGCGGCTTCTGTACGCGGTTTGGGTTTTGCCACGGCTAAATTATATGCCGGGCAGGGTGCGAAGGTGGTGATTATCGATTTAGATGCTGAGGCCAGTCGGGCAGCGGCGGCGAATCTGGGTGAAGAGCATCTGGGCCTTGCGGCGAACGTCAGCAATGAATTACAGGTTAACGCCGCCATTGAGCAGGTGCTGGGTAAATACGGGCGCATCGATATTCTGGTGAATAACGCCGGAATTACTCAGCCGATTAAGCTGATGGATATTAAACGCGAGAATTACGACGCGGTGCTGGACGTCAGCCTGCGCGGCACGCTGCTGATGTCCCAGGCGGTGATCCCCACCATGCGCGCGCAGCAGTCGGGCAGCATTGTCTGCATTTCATCGGTATCAGCACAGCGCGGCGGCGGTATTTTTGGCGGCCCCCACTACAGCGCAGCTAAAGCAGGTGTGCTGGGCCTGGCGAAAGCGATGGCCCGCGAGCTGGGTCCGGATAACGTACGCGTAAACTGCATTACACCCGGCCTTATCCAGACGGACATCACCGCAGGCAAGCTCAGCGATGAGATGAAAACCGCCATCCTGGCGGGCATTCCGCTTAACCGCCTCGGCGACGCGCAGGATATTGCCCGCGCCGCGCTGTTCCTTGGCAGCGACCTTTCGTCTTACTCCACCGGTATCACGCTCGACGTGAACGGCGGCATGCTGATCCATTAA
- a CDS encoding transketolase, producing MTDTTVQQVAAAAWRIRRYALRMGEVQGQGYIGQALGYADVLATAFTHGMNLKPDEPEWEGRDRFLLSHGHYAIACYAALIEAGIIPEEELETYGSDDSRLPMSGMATYTPGMEISGGSLGQGLSIGVGMALGLKHKQSAAWVVNSMSDGELDEGSTWEAAMSAAHHGLSNLIVLVDINRQQADGNSHKILGFEPLEDKWTSFGWYVQRVNGNDVPALVAAFDNARRYPENQPRVILCDTLMGKGVPFLEQRDKNHFIRVDADEWQKALAVLDANKPEGVL from the coding sequence ATGACGGATACCACAGTTCAACAGGTTGCCGCGGCGGCATGGCGTATTCGCCGCTATGCGCTGCGCATGGGCGAAGTGCAGGGGCAGGGCTACATCGGGCAGGCGCTGGGCTATGCCGACGTACTGGCCACCGCGTTTACCCACGGTATGAACCTCAAGCCGGACGAGCCGGAGTGGGAAGGTCGTGACCGTTTTCTGCTTTCCCACGGTCATTACGCCATTGCCTGTTATGCCGCCCTGATTGAAGCCGGGATCATTCCTGAAGAGGAGCTGGAGACCTACGGCTCGGACGACAGCCGCCTGCCAATGTCCGGTATGGCAACTTATACGCCGGGCATGGAGATCTCCGGTGGTTCGCTGGGACAGGGGTTAAGTATTGGGGTCGGCATGGCGCTGGGGCTGAAGCACAAGCAGAGCGCGGCATGGGTCGTTAACTCCATGTCGGACGGTGAGCTTGACGAAGGATCAACTTGGGAAGCGGCTATGTCTGCAGCGCACCATGGCCTGTCGAACCTGATCGTGCTGGTGGACATTAACCGCCAGCAGGCAGACGGCAATTCGCACAAGATCCTTGGCTTTGAGCCGCTGGAAGATAAATGGACCTCGTTCGGCTGGTATGTGCAGCGCGTAAATGGCAACGATGTCCCTGCGCTGGTGGCGGCGTTTGATAACGCCAGACGCTATCCGGAAAACCAGCCACGCGTCATTTTGTGCGACACGCTGATGGGCAAAGGTGTGCCTTTCCTCGAACAACGTGACAAGAACCATTTTATTCGCGTGGATGCTGACGAGTGGCAAAAGGCACTCGCCGTGCTGGATGCCAACAAACCTGAAGGAGTGCTGTAA
- a CDS encoding short chain dehydrogenase, whose translation MKIIIIGASGTVGRAVTEALSRRHEVIRVGRTQGDEQVDITSQASVQALFEKVGRVDAIVSASGGLYFGPLATMKDSDFNQGLQDKLLGQVRLALTGQHYLNDGGSITLISGIVAHEPIAQGVNATTVNAALEGFVRAAACELPRGIRINLISPTVLTESVETYDGFFPGFESVPAATVAQAYRRSVEGVQTGRVYKVGY comes from the coding sequence ATGAAAATCATCATTATTGGTGCCAGCGGTACGGTCGGTCGTGCAGTAACGGAGGCGCTCAGTCGCCGCCACGAAGTGATCCGCGTGGGCCGCACGCAGGGCGATGAGCAGGTGGATATTACGTCACAGGCGAGCGTGCAGGCGCTGTTTGAGAAGGTCGGTCGTGTGGATGCGATTGTCTCCGCCAGCGGCGGGTTGTACTTTGGCCCCCTCGCCACCATGAAAGACAGCGATTTCAATCAGGGGTTACAGGATAAACTGCTCGGACAGGTGCGTCTGGCGCTGACCGGCCAGCACTACCTGAACGATGGCGGCTCCATTACCCTGATTAGCGGGATTGTGGCGCACGAGCCCATCGCGCAGGGCGTCAATGCCACCACGGTGAATGCCGCGCTGGAAGGGTTTGTTCGCGCTGCCGCCTGCGAGCTGCCGCGCGGGATCCGCATCAACCTGATAAGCCCGACGGTCCTCACCGAATCGGTCGAAACGTACGACGGCTTCTTCCCGGGCTTTGAAAGCGTGCCGGCCGCCACCGTGGCGCAAGCCTATCGCCGCAGCGTGGAAGGGGTGCAGACCGGGCGGGTGTATAAGGTGGGTTACTGA
- a CDS encoding PLP-dependent aminotransferase family protein, whose translation MSANKLASSAQGLQSSAIRELLKHSKMAGVISLGGGIPNPALFDHEGLKIAADAVLSQHFGEAFQYGLTEGVPGLREEIQRICEGRGIRCKADDVGVTSGSQQSLDVLARALINPGDTVVVERPTYLAALQVFGLAQANFESVGTDGDGMKVDELEALVVNKPIKAVYIVPTFGNPGGVTLSEARRKQLVELSKRYDFVIIEDDPYSEINYTDEVFRPLIAHAKDIGNEENVVYTSTFSKILAPGTRVGWVLVPEWLKRAVVNLKQTTDLHTSTLSQLMTYEYLKTGRLAGQIKMIREAYRQKYQTFANELEAELGDVMSFHKPKGGMFLWANMKNGSNTTRWLEKTLSNGVVFVPGEFFYCNEPDHSTLRMSFVTPTDEELKEAVRRLKKSL comes from the coding sequence ATGTCTGCAAACAAACTCGCCAGCAGCGCGCAGGGCCTGCAATCTTCCGCCATCCGTGAATTATTAAAACATAGCAAAATGGCAGGCGTCATTTCGCTGGGTGGGGGTATTCCTAACCCGGCTTTGTTCGATCACGAAGGCCTGAAAATCGCCGCTGATGCCGTACTGTCGCAGCATTTTGGTGAAGCCTTCCAGTATGGTCTGACCGAGGGTGTGCCGGGACTGCGGGAAGAGATTCAGCGCATCTGCGAAGGGCGCGGGATCCGCTGCAAAGCGGATGATGTGGGCGTGACCTCCGGTTCACAACAATCCCTCGACGTGCTGGCGCGCGCGTTAATTAATCCGGGCGATACCGTCGTCGTCGAACGCCCAACCTATCTTGCTGCGCTGCAGGTCTTTGGTCTGGCGCAGGCGAATTTCGAATCCGTTGGCACCGATGGCGACGGCATGAAAGTGGATGAACTCGAAGCCCTGGTGGTAAATAAACCCATCAAAGCGGTTTATATTGTGCCGACATTTGGTAACCCGGGTGGCGTTACGCTGTCTGAGGCGCGCCGTAAACAGCTGGTGGAACTCTCGAAGCGCTATGACTTCGTGATTATCGAAGACGATCCGTACAGTGAAATTAATTACACCGACGAAGTTTTCCGCCCGTTAATTGCCCATGCCAAAGATATCGGCAACGAAGAGAACGTGGTGTATACCTCAACCTTCTCTAAAATTCTCGCGCCGGGCACCCGTGTGGGCTGGGTGCTGGTGCCGGAGTGGCTGAAGCGTGCGGTGGTGAACCTGAAGCAAACCACCGATCTGCACACCAGTACGCTGTCGCAGCTGATGACTTACGAATACCTGAAAACCGGGCGTCTGGCCGGGCAGATCAAAATGATCCGCGAAGCCTATCGTCAGAAGTATCAGACGTTCGCCAACGAACTGGAAGCCGAGCTGGGCGATGTGATGTCGTTCCACAAGCCGAAGGGCGGCATGTTCCTGTGGGCGAATATGAAAAATGGTAGTAATACCACGCGCTGGCTGGAAAAGACGTTAAGTAACGGCGTAGTATTTGTGCCGGGCGAATTTTTCTACTGCAATGAGCCAGACCATTCGACGCTGC
- a CDS encoding transketolase family protein — protein MSQITEKKPRLTTSAMIASIAEDGQETRSAPFGHALVKLAEQRPEVVGMTADLSKYTDLHIFAQAYPERFFQMGMAEQLLMGAAGGMAKEGFIPFATTYAVFATRRAYDFIHQVIAEEHLNVKICAALPGLTTGYGPSHQATEDIAIMRGIPGMTIIDPCDAIDTEQAVPAIAAHNGPVYMRLLRGKVPVVLDQYNYQFTLGKAALLEEGSDVLIIASGLMTMRALEAAKQLRKDNVSVAVLHSPTIKPLDEETILAQAAKPGRLVIVAENHSSVGGLCEAVASLLMRNRVNVDFDTVALPDAFLDAGALPTLHDRYGISTTAMVEKIRRRL, from the coding sequence ATGAGCCAGATAACGGAGAAAAAACCGCGTTTAACCACGTCGGCCATGATTGCCTCTATTGCGGAAGACGGCCAGGAGACGCGCTCTGCACCGTTCGGCCATGCGCTGGTGAAGCTGGCGGAACAGCGCCCGGAAGTTGTCGGTATGACGGCGGATTTGTCGAAATATACCGATCTGCATATCTTTGCGCAGGCGTATCCGGAACGTTTCTTCCAGATGGGGATGGCGGAGCAACTCTTAATGGGCGCGGCCGGGGGAATGGCAAAAGAGGGGTTTATTCCCTTCGCCACGACATATGCGGTCTTTGCCACCCGTCGTGCCTACGATTTTATTCATCAGGTTATCGCCGAAGAGCATCTCAACGTGAAGATATGCGCTGCACTGCCGGGGTTAACCACGGGCTACGGTCCGAGCCACCAGGCGACGGAAGATATTGCGATTATGCGCGGTATTCCGGGGATGACCATCATCGATCCCTGCGACGCGATAGACACCGAACAGGCTGTACCGGCGATCGCGGCGCACAATGGGCCGGTGTATATGCGACTACTGCGCGGCAAGGTGCCGGTGGTGCTGGACCAGTACAATTACCAGTTTACGCTGGGCAAAGCCGCGCTGCTGGAAGAGGGGAGCGACGTTCTGATCATCGCCTCAGGGCTAATGACCATGCGCGCGCTGGAGGCAGCAAAGCAACTGCGTAAGGATAACGTCAGCGTGGCGGTACTGCACTCGCCCACCATTAAACCGCTGGATGAGGAGACCATTCTGGCGCAGGCCGCGAAGCCGGGACGGCTGGTTATTGTGGCGGAAAACCACAGCAGCGTTGGCGGGCTGTGTGAGGCCGTCGCGTCGCTGTTAATGCGCAACCGCGTGAACGTGGATTTCGATACCGTCGCATTGCCGGACGCATTCCTTGATGCGGGGGCGCTGCCAACCCTGCACGACCGCTACGGGATCTCAACCACCGCTATGGTGGAGAAAATCCGACGCAGGCTCTGA
- a CDS encoding LysR family transcriptional regulator, with product MDKLRGMETFIAVVESGSFTGAASRLDMSSVMVGKYIALLESELGTRLLERNTRRQSLTDAGRVYFDEAKRVLEQVAIAESAVERLRAAPAGTLRVTAPTSFGGCVIAPLTATFLQRYPAVRIELDLTNRMVDLVEEGVDLAIRIGDIRNDDLVAKYLCPYNMVICASPDYLARHGTPQTPADLVDHLCLSHTVWTARNEWRLPGVEGEVRWKRDAILRCNDGYGLRMAARAGAGLLLQPEVLVAEELASGRLVRVLEPFTPAPRPVHLLWRQDLRPLPKLTEFIAHILLRLGTI from the coding sequence ATGGATAAGCTTCGCGGCATGGAAACCTTTATCGCCGTAGTGGAAAGCGGCAGTTTTACCGGGGCGGCCTCCCGGCTGGATATGTCGTCGGTGATGGTGGGGAAGTACATTGCGCTGCTGGAATCCGAGCTTGGCACCCGTCTGCTGGAGCGCAATACGCGACGTCAAAGCCTGACCGACGCCGGGCGGGTCTATTTTGACGAGGCGAAGCGGGTGCTGGAGCAGGTGGCCATTGCCGAAAGCGCGGTGGAACGTCTGCGCGCCGCACCGGCGGGCACCCTGCGCGTGACGGCACCTACGTCGTTTGGCGGCTGCGTTATCGCGCCGCTGACCGCCACCTTTCTGCAGCGCTATCCGGCAGTGCGTATCGAACTGGATCTCACTAACCGGATGGTGGATCTGGTGGAAGAGGGGGTCGATCTGGCCATTCGCATTGGTGATATTCGCAATGACGATCTGGTGGCGAAATACCTGTGCCCTTACAACATGGTGATCTGCGCGTCGCCGGATTATCTGGCGCGCCACGGTACGCCGCAAACGCCTGCCGATCTGGTGGACCATCTCTGCCTTTCCCACACGGTATGGACCGCGCGCAACGAATGGCGGTTGCCGGGTGTGGAGGGCGAAGTGCGCTGGAAGCGCGATGCCATTTTACGATGCAACGACGGCTACGGCTTACGCATGGCGGCGCGCGCCGGGGCAGGGCTGCTTCTGCAGCCGGAGGTGCTGGTGGCGGAAGAGCTGGCAAGCGGCAGGCTGGTTCGGGTTCTGGAGCCGTTTACACCCGCGCCGAGGCCGGTGCATTTACTGTGGCGTCAGGATTTACGTCCCCTCCCGAAGCTAACGGAATTTATTGCTCATATTCTGCTAAGATTGGGCACAATATAA